The DNA segment TAATATTGAATTCCAAAGAGCGCAAATTGACAAGATCAATGCGCTTAATATTGATGGTAAAAAGCAATTATACAGGGAATGCGTTTCTGATATAACTGTAAAAGAGTATAATGCTGACCTGGCAATGGTTGATATTGCTATTAAATCAAACGATACGTTAACATATGAATTCAGAAAAGTTGACGATACTACATCATTTTATATTTTCCAGGTTAAAATAAAAGTAAACTAAATGCAGCCATTGATCATTGTAGCTACCGAAAGTACCCCGCATATTATTTTTGATGTGACAAAAAATGTATTTGAGCTGAAGGGTGAGTCCCGGCCCGAGAATACAAAAGCTTTTTATGATCCGGTGATCGACTGGGTGAAAAACTTTTGTGCCCAAACCATCGAACAAAAAAACAGAACTCAGAAGATCAGTTTTACAATATTTTTCGAGTATTTCAGTTCGTCATCAGCAAAATACCTGATGAATATTTTTGCGCGCCTGGAAGAATTGCAT comes from the Bacteroidota bacterium genome and includes:
- a CDS encoding DUF1987 domain-containing protein, translated to MQPLIIVATESTPHIIFDVTKNVFELKGESRPENTKAFYDPVIDWVKNFCAQTIEQKNRTQKISFTIFFEYFSSSSAKYLMNIFARLEELHKNNIPVEVKWVFNDIDIEMKEAGEEFQKLLTLPFKFERVDH